A portion of the Micromonospora tarapacensis genome contains these proteins:
- a CDS encoding aldehyde dehydrogenase (NADP(+)): MKVTTTDPRDGRHQVTDLTETDESGVATIAGQSSRAAQWLFDRGRLGRAQLLDAIATSLESRRVDLVAVAEAETGLGQARLDSELTRAAIQFRMFAAVLRDGGYLEAAIDHAADTPLGPGPDLRRMLVPLGPVAVFGASNFPFAFSVAGGDTASALAAGCPTVVKAHPSHPLTSRASAEAIESAVRDLGGPDGVIAAVYGEQSGRWLVRHPAIRAAALTGSVGAARAIQAAIDERADPIPLYAELSSVNPIVILPGAAADRGDQIAEGLFASFTASGGQLCTKPGLAFVPADPGGDRLVDTLRETVATAGGMVLLNERIRDAYDSGATALEKAGARLAARPRIEAGAGFTVAPTLLEVDLPGLTAEIADECFGPLMVVVRYRDVADLDAALATVPPSLTGSVHSGPDDTDAVRGLVDVLAARCGRIVFDGYPTGVRVSWAQHHGGPWPSTNAVHTSVGATSIRRFLRPLAWQNAPEWILPQELRDEYAAIPRRVDGRLVSGLE, translated from the coding sequence GTGAAGGTCACCACCACCGATCCGCGCGACGGCCGGCACCAGGTAACGGACCTCACCGAGACCGACGAGTCCGGCGTGGCCACGATCGCCGGCCAGTCGTCCCGGGCGGCACAGTGGCTGTTCGATCGGGGCCGGCTCGGCCGGGCGCAGCTGCTGGACGCGATCGCCACCTCCCTGGAGTCCCGTCGCGTGGACCTGGTCGCGGTCGCGGAGGCGGAGACCGGGCTGGGCCAGGCGCGACTCGACTCGGAACTCACCCGGGCGGCGATCCAGTTCCGGATGTTCGCGGCGGTGCTGCGCGACGGCGGGTACCTGGAGGCGGCCATCGACCACGCCGCCGACACGCCACTCGGGCCCGGCCCGGACCTGCGGCGGATGCTCGTACCCCTCGGGCCGGTGGCCGTCTTCGGTGCCAGCAACTTCCCGTTCGCCTTCTCCGTCGCCGGCGGCGACACCGCCTCGGCGCTGGCCGCCGGTTGTCCCACGGTCGTGAAGGCCCACCCGTCTCATCCGCTGACGTCGCGGGCCTCCGCCGAGGCGATCGAGTCGGCCGTCCGCGACCTGGGTGGGCCCGACGGTGTGATCGCGGCCGTGTACGGGGAGCAGTCCGGCCGTTGGCTGGTGCGCCATCCGGCGATCCGGGCGGCTGCCCTGACCGGCTCCGTCGGCGCCGCCCGCGCTATCCAGGCCGCGATCGACGAACGCGCCGACCCCATTCCGCTGTACGCCGAGTTGAGCAGCGTGAACCCGATCGTGATCCTGCCCGGGGCGGCAGCCGACCGGGGAGACCAGATCGCCGAGGGGCTGTTCGCCTCCTTCACCGCCTCGGGCGGTCAGCTGTGCACCAAGCCCGGTCTGGCGTTCGTCCCGGCGGACCCGGGCGGCGACCGGCTGGTCGACACGCTCCGGGAGACAGTCGCCACCGCCGGCGGGATGGTCCTGCTCAACGAGCGCATCCGTGACGCGTACGACAGCGGGGCCACCGCGTTGGAGAAGGCCGGCGCTCGCCTCGCGGCGCGGCCCCGGATCGAGGCGGGCGCGGGTTTCACGGTCGCGCCGACGCTCCTGGAAGTCGACCTGCCGGGCCTGACCGCCGAGATCGCCGACGAGTGCTTCGGCCCGCTCATGGTCGTGGTCCGGTACCGCGACGTCGCCGATCTCGACGCCGCGCTCGCGACCGTGCCGCCGTCGCTGACCGGGTCCGTCCACAGCGGGCCGGACGACACCGACGCGGTACGCGGACTGGTCGACGTGCTCGCCGCCCGCTGCGGTCGCATCGTCTTCGACGGTTACCCCACCGGTGTCCGGGTGTCGTGGGCGCAGCACCACGGCGGGCCCTGGCCGTCGACGAACGCCGTGCACACCTCGGTGGGCGCCACCTCGATCCGACGGTTCCTGCGCCCGCTGGCCTGGCAGAACGCCCCGGAGTGGATCCTCCCCCAGGAGCTGCGAGACGAGTACGCCGCCATTCCCCGCCGCGTCGACGGGCGGCTGGTGTCAGGACTCGAATAG
- a CDS encoding DNA alkylation repair protein produces the protein MLREARTPKVHDWLVNYVVKKNPHAEELRRAWSADPDPVVASAGWALTTERVARQPEGLDLVGLLDVVEAQMKQDG, from the coding sequence ATGTTGCGCGAGGCGCGCACCCCCAAGGTGCACGACTGGCTCGTCAACTACGTGGTGAAGAAGAACCCGCACGCCGAGGAGCTACGCCGGGCCTGGTCGGCCGATCCGGATCCGGTGGTGGCGAGTGCCGGCTGGGCACTGACCACCGAGCGGGTGGCCAGGCAGCCGGAAGGGCTCGACCTTGTGGGGCTGCTGGACGTCGTCGAGGCGCAGATGAAACAAGACGGCTAA
- a CDS encoding IclR family transcriptional regulator, producing MSQSIRRAVELIRRAAEHPLSLTEAAAVLGVHKSTALRILQTLESARFVRRTGAGTYVLGSGIIELSELALGSMDLRQFAAAPLRALQRETGHTVHLAQLTGDEIVYIDKVDSPAFDAVKLPSRIGRAVPIYASAVGKIILASLPAEERDRLLSHVVFERFTPTTYADRESLDAELVHIREQGWAVDNGEHDTYVMCVAAPIRDSRGRVVAAASLTAIEVIASLDQLKASLPLLLDTANQISGELGHTSDIG from the coding sequence GTGTCGCAATCGATTCGCCGCGCGGTCGAGCTGATCCGTCGCGCCGCGGAGCACCCGCTGTCCCTCACCGAGGCGGCGGCGGTCCTGGGTGTCCACAAGTCCACGGCCCTGCGGATCCTCCAGACGCTCGAATCGGCGCGCTTCGTCCGCCGGACCGGCGCCGGGACCTACGTGCTCGGCAGCGGCATCATCGAACTGTCGGAACTCGCACTCGGCTCGATGGACCTGCGCCAGTTCGCCGCCGCGCCCCTGCGCGCGCTCCAGCGCGAGACCGGCCACACCGTGCACCTCGCGCAGTTGACCGGCGACGAAATCGTCTACATCGACAAGGTCGACAGTCCGGCTTTCGACGCCGTCAAGCTGCCGTCCCGGATCGGGCGCGCGGTCCCGATCTACGCGAGTGCCGTCGGCAAGATCATTCTGGCGTCCCTGCCCGCGGAGGAACGCGACCGCCTCCTCTCCCACGTCGTCTTCGAACGATTCACCCCGACCACGTACGCCGACCGCGAGTCTCTCGACGCCGAACTCGTCCACATCCGGGAACAGGGCTGGGCCGTCGACAACGGCGAGCACGACACGTACGTCATGTGCGTGGCGGCGCCGATCAGGGACTCGCGCGGGCGGGTCGTCGCCGCCGCCTCCCTTACCGCGATCGAGGTCATCGCGAGCCTCGACCAGCTGAAGGCCAGCCTTCCTCTCCTGCTCGACACCGCGAACCAGATCTCCGGCGAACTCGGCCACACCTCGGACATCGGTTGA
- a CDS encoding Scr1 family TA system antitoxin-like transcriptional regulator encodes MPDMPNPVAAFIVGEIRRARGTAGMTQEAFGRGAGFSASHVSAVEGGTRAVTLDFARGADRALSNGGLFERLAMKLGVPSWFLPWLDAERGATQLRYFEPNLIPGLLQVEHYARTVLRTVDSLTDDEVPSAWRAFVAQVTDRA; translated from the coding sequence ATGCCTGACATGCCGAACCCCGTAGCGGCCTTCATCGTGGGTGAGATCCGTCGGGCGCGCGGCACGGCCGGCATGACGCAAGAGGCGTTCGGTCGCGGTGCCGGCTTCAGTGCCTCCCACGTCAGCGCCGTTGAAGGCGGCACCCGGGCAGTGACGTTGGACTTCGCCCGAGGCGCCGACCGCGCGCTGAGCAACGGTGGCCTGTTCGAGCGGCTGGCGATGAAGCTCGGGGTGCCGTCCTGGTTCCTGCCGTGGCTCGATGCCGAGCGCGGTGCGACGCAGCTTCGCTACTTCGAGCCCAACCTGATTCCGGGCCTGTTGCAGGTGGAGCACTACGCCCGCACGGTTCTGCGCACCGTGGACAGCCTGACCGATGACGAGGTCCCGTCCGCGTGGCGCGCGTTCGTCGCCCAGGTCACCGATCGGGCATGA
- a CDS encoding flavin reductase, producing MSAGPQEHVASRPTWRCQACGIAWPCSPAKLRLLAEYRENMPGLMVYLVILREEATEQLAGLGGGGPPADLHRRFTDWVPVRSR from the coding sequence ATGAGCGCCGGGCCGCAGGAGCATGTCGCGTCCCGCCCCACCTGGCGATGCCAGGCGTGTGGGATCGCCTGGCCCTGCTCTCCGGCGAAGCTGCGGCTGCTCGCCGAGTACCGGGAGAACATGCCTGGCCTGATGGTCTATCTCGTGATTCTGCGCGAGGAGGCCACCGAGCAACTCGCCGGGCTGGGCGGCGGCGGGCCGCCGGCCGACCTGCACCGCCGGTTCACCGACTGGGTGCCGGTCCGGTCCAGATAG
- a CDS encoding fumarylacetoacetate hydrolase family protein: MSKEPWFGTAAEALPDDADHSVLIGRIWNPSVDGPSPVTVRDGEVIDVSHRFPTVRDICELPDPAATVAGLDGPRVGGFGELLANTGAASRDPARPWLLAPVDLQALKAAGVTFPVSMIERVIEERARGDLTLAADLRRRMLADLGADLHTLVPGSAAAERLKAALIAEGIWSQYLEVGIGPDAEIFTKGQPLSAVGTAVPVGVLAASTWNNPEPEVALIAQSSGRIVGATLGNDVNLRDVEGRSALLLPRAKDNNASCALGPLIRLFDERFPLGRVRELEVGLQVHGVDDFHLEATSEMARMSRDPAALVRQLIGPHHQYPDGAVLMLGTMFAPTEDRDRPGEGFTHKVDDVVRISCPALGTLVNRVRHAEQCEPWRFGARDLMGNLARRGLL, encoded by the coding sequence ATGAGCAAGGAGCCCTGGTTCGGGACTGCCGCCGAGGCGTTGCCGGACGACGCCGATCACAGCGTCCTCATCGGCCGGATCTGGAACCCGTCCGTCGACGGCCCGTCACCCGTGACCGTCCGAGACGGCGAGGTCATCGACGTCAGCCACCGGTTTCCGACCGTCCGGGACATCTGCGAGTTGCCCGACCCCGCCGCGACGGTTGCCGGGCTGGACGGGCCGCGGGTCGGCGGCTTCGGCGAGCTACTGGCCAACACCGGCGCGGCGAGCCGTGACCCGGCCCGGCCCTGGCTGCTCGCCCCGGTCGACCTGCAGGCGCTCAAGGCCGCCGGCGTGACGTTTCCCGTCTCGATGATCGAGCGCGTCATCGAGGAGCGGGCCCGGGGAGACCTGACACTCGCGGCGGACCTCCGTCGCCGGATGCTCGCCGACCTCGGTGCCGACCTGCACACCCTGGTCCCCGGCTCGGCGGCGGCGGAGCGGCTCAAGGCCGCGCTGATCGCCGAGGGCATCTGGAGTCAGTACCTGGAGGTGGGGATCGGCCCGGACGCCGAGATCTTCACCAAGGGTCAGCCCCTCTCCGCCGTCGGCACCGCCGTCCCGGTCGGCGTGCTCGCCGCGTCGACCTGGAACAACCCGGAGCCCGAGGTCGCGCTCATCGCCCAGTCCAGCGGCCGGATCGTCGGCGCCACCCTGGGGAACGACGTGAACCTGCGGGATGTCGAGGGTCGGTCGGCGCTCCTGCTCCCCCGGGCCAAGGACAACAACGCCTCGTGCGCCCTCGGCCCGTTGATCCGGCTGTTCGACGAGCGGTTTCCGCTCGGTCGGGTGCGCGAACTCGAGGTGGGCCTCCAGGTCCACGGGGTGGACGACTTCCACCTGGAGGCAACCTCGGAGATGGCCCGGATGTCACGCGACCCGGCGGCGCTGGTGCGGCAGTTGATCGGCCCCCATCACCAGTATCCTGACGGCGCCGTGCTGATGCTCGGCACCATGTTCGCCCCCACCGAGGACCGGGATCGCCCCGGTGAGGGCTTCACCCACAAGGTCGACGACGTGGTGCGGATCAGCTGTCCGGCGCTCGGCACCCTGGTCAACCGGGTGCGGCATGCGGAGCAGTGCGAACCCTGGCGGTTCGGCGCCCGCGATCTCATGGGCAATCTGGCGAGGAGAGGACTGCTGTGA
- a CDS encoding IlvD/Edd family dehydratase, producing MTSRPLRSGQWFGADGRNGFIHRSWMRNQGFADDVFDGRPVIGIATTWSELTPCNAHLRELAESVKRGVWESGGLPLEFPAMSLGEPLMRPTTMLYRNLLAMEAEELIRANPLDGVVLLSGCDKTTPGLLMGAASVDLPTLLITGGPMLNGKFRGQDIGSGTAVWRFTEEQRAGRMTALDCAEAEVCMSRSRGHCMTMGTASTMACVTEALGVQLAGAAAVPAVDSRRYALAHAAGRRIVAMVEQDQRLSTVLTREAFENAIRVNAAIGGSTNAVVHLLAIAGRVGVPLSLEDFDTLTTDVPMLVNLMPSGTYLMEDFAYAGGVPAVMKEIASLLHLDQITVSGKSVGDNISAVQCWNRQVIGTLTEPFQPAGSGTVVLRGSLAPSGAVLKVSAASAHLLTHTGPALVFDRIEEYAVAADDPDLDVTPETVIVVRNAGPRGYPGFPEVGNVPMPRRLLAAGVTDMVRISDARMSGTGYGTCVLHVAPEASVGGPLALVRTGDLVHLDVPARRLDLLVDEAELAARRSAWQPPRLAADRGWARLYTEHVQQADRGADLDFLVGGSGSAVPRHSH from the coding sequence ATGACGAGTCGACCGTTGCGCAGCGGGCAGTGGTTCGGTGCCGACGGCCGCAACGGGTTCATTCACCGGTCCTGGATGCGCAACCAGGGGTTCGCCGACGACGTCTTCGACGGTCGCCCGGTGATCGGCATCGCCACGACCTGGTCGGAACTGACCCCGTGCAATGCCCACCTGCGCGAGCTGGCCGAGTCGGTGAAGCGGGGCGTGTGGGAGAGCGGCGGCCTGCCGCTGGAGTTCCCCGCGATGAGCCTCGGCGAACCCCTGATGCGGCCCACCACCATGCTCTACCGCAACCTGCTGGCGATGGAGGCGGAGGAGCTGATCCGGGCCAACCCACTCGACGGCGTGGTGCTGCTCTCCGGCTGCGACAAGACCACCCCCGGCCTGTTGATGGGTGCGGCAAGCGTCGACCTGCCGACCCTGCTGATCACCGGCGGGCCGATGCTCAACGGCAAGTTCCGTGGTCAGGACATCGGGTCGGGCACCGCCGTCTGGCGCTTCACCGAGGAGCAGCGCGCCGGTCGGATGACCGCGCTCGACTGCGCGGAGGCCGAAGTCTGCATGTCCCGCAGCAGGGGTCACTGCATGACCATGGGTACCGCCTCCACGATGGCCTGCGTGACCGAGGCGTTGGGCGTTCAACTGGCCGGGGCCGCCGCGGTTCCGGCGGTCGACTCGCGTCGGTACGCCCTCGCGCACGCCGCCGGTCGCCGGATCGTCGCCATGGTCGAGCAGGACCAGCGACTCTCCACGGTGCTCACCCGCGAGGCGTTCGAGAACGCCATCCGGGTCAACGCCGCGATCGGTGGCTCCACGAACGCCGTCGTGCACCTGCTCGCCATCGCCGGACGCGTCGGTGTCCCCCTGTCGCTTGAGGACTTCGACACCCTCACCACCGACGTGCCGATGCTGGTCAACCTGATGCCCTCCGGCACGTACCTGATGGAGGACTTCGCCTACGCGGGCGGTGTCCCGGCGGTGATGAAAGAGATCGCCTCGCTGCTGCACCTCGACCAGATCACGGTCAGCGGGAAGAGCGTGGGCGACAACATCAGCGCCGTCCAGTGCTGGAACCGGCAGGTCATCGGTACCCTGACCGAGCCGTTCCAGCCCGCCGGGTCGGGCACCGTCGTGCTACGGGGTTCACTCGCGCCGTCCGGGGCGGTGCTGAAGGTCTCCGCCGCCTCGGCGCACCTGCTCACGCACACCGGGCCGGCGCTCGTCTTCGACCGGATCGAGGAGTACGCCGTCGCCGCCGACGATCCGGATCTCGACGTCACGCCGGAGACGGTCATCGTGGTGCGCAACGCCGGACCGCGCGGCTACCCGGGCTTCCCGGAGGTGGGTAACGTGCCGATGCCGCGACGGTTGCTCGCCGCCGGTGTCACGGACATGGTGCGGATCTCCGACGCCCGGATGAGCGGCACCGGGTACGGCACCTGTGTCCTGCACGTGGCACCGGAGGCGTCGGTGGGCGGTCCCCTCGCGCTGGTCCGCACCGGCGACCTGGTCCACCTCGACGTCCCGGCGCGACGCCTGGACCTCCTGGT